Proteins co-encoded in one Dreissena polymorpha isolate Duluth1 chromosome 12, UMN_Dpol_1.0, whole genome shotgun sequence genomic window:
- the LOC127853017 gene encoding uncharacterized protein LOC127853017 produces the protein MVWISLFAVMAFLLVNDSSAVEVTMYDSCIEVNTSSPALFMDCGDGDVITDIQYEAGFGTCDARVCKGESASLLIDVMDCHWNRTCLLSPVYPAERIVRSGDSCYNRNLEFLNIKSYRCFHNATKILNISDGGILSRDSGIIRSHSEFPWNYGDREGERTHNLTLVVHVGKRLYVSALYDVDLGEDDFFNVTSKSTRDLSHLKSGVVQVVSDFNDTKVTFTFHVSSFTQSGKGFALCFKFSATEITENVCNEITIKGSLKLDVKASNTAPQVVDQTSGPETTPKTPGTGGNVEECDKKCQRRQKKRHPKPQGEGKGEKRKKKNDRKNKKGQATTT, from the exons ATGGTTTGGATTTCACTTTTCG CTGTAATGGCGTTCTTGTTGGTAAATGACTCGTCAGCTGTCGAGGTCACAATGTACGACTCTTGTATCGAAGTCAATACATCGTCGCCGGCGCTCTTTATGGACTGCGGTGACGGCGACGTGATCACCGACATTCAATATGAGGCTGGTTTCGGCACGTGTGATGCCAGAG TATGCAAGGGAGAGTCCGCGTCGCTGCTCATCGACGTCATGGATTGCCACTGGAACCGGACGTGCCTACTGTCGCCCGTTTACCCCGCAGAGCGAATTGTGCGCTCCGGCGACTCATGCTACAATCGGAACCTCGAGTTCCTGAATATCAAGAGCTACCGGTGCTTCCATAATGCAACAA AAATCCTCAACATCAGCGACGGTGGTATTTTGAGCAGGGATTCTGGTATAATTCGGAGCCATTCGGAATTCCCATGGAACTATGGTGACCGTGAAGGAGAACGAACGCACAACTTGACGCTTGTCGTACATGTTGGAAAGAGGCTTTACGTTTCCGCTCTTTATGACGTAGACCTTGGCGAGGACGACTTTTTTAACGTGACGTCAAAATCCACCAGGGATTTGTCGCATCTGAAAAGCGGAGTGGTGCAGGTGGTTTCGGACTTCAACGATACCaaagtgaccttcacctttcacgtCAGTAGTTTCACCCAAAGTGGAAAAGGCTTTGCCCTATGCTTCAAAT TCTCCGCCACGGAAATAACAGAAAACGTCTGCAATGAAATCACGATCAAGGGTAGCTTGAAACTCGACGTGAAGGCTTCGAATACGGCGCCGCAGGTCGTGGACCAAACTTCCGGTCCAGAGACGACGCCTAAAACACCAG GGACAGGCGGCAACGTTGAAGAATGTGACAAAAAATGCCAAAGGCGACAGAAGAAAAGGCATCCTAAACCCCAGGGAGAGGGAAAGGGCGAGAAAAGAAAGAAGAAGAACGACAGAAAAAACAAAAAAGGACAAGCGACGACGACTTGA